The DNA region TTCTCAGACTCCCCGTGGACCAGGTAGGCGTCCTTGTGTTTGTACAGGTCGAAGGACACGTTCTCCGGCAGCTCGACGCCATTCACGCACGAGCTCACCACGACGGAATCGGCCACATCGCCAACCGTCTTGACGTCCAACTCGACAAAAGAATCCATGCtaaaatttgaaaaaaaaatatggaataataaattaaattaaattaaatttttcagtgcACAGCCTGGACATCATGGAGTCTCACTACACGGTTCTGGGGGTGGACACAACAGCATCTGTGGCTCAGATCAAGGAGGCATACCGTCGCAAACTGCTCTCCTCGCATCCGGACAAGACGGGAACACAGACACACGGCAATGAAATAGCCAGAATCACAGACGCTTATCGAGTGCTGGTCGATCCTATAAAACGGCAGGAATACGACGCCACGAGGCAGGAAGAGCTCTCTAAGCTTGGTGTCGCGACCGGCGACGGCCTTGAAACATACTCACTGGACGATTTTGAAATAATAGACACCGAACACGAGCTACGTTGGACCAAGAGCTGTCCACGGTGCGCATATCCCGGCGGCTTCGAACTCAACGAGGCCGATCTCGACAAGGGGACCGTTCTGGACAACGGTCAGTACGAACTAATAATACAATGCTGTAGCTGCAGTTTGTGGCTAGTGGTGAAGTAcgcagaagaagcagacTGTTAATACATAATATACACGATGCAAATAATCGTTATTTCTGCTCGGCGCGGACAATGGCCAGCATAGCCTTGCCGATGCAGTCTAAATCGGTCAGCAAGGCCACATGGCCTAGCGTGGAGTTAAACTTGCCGACCAGCGGATAGCCtctgttttctggaaacACCCATTTCTGGTTGGTGACTCCGTCTCCCGGACCGTAGAAGAAATGGTAGTAATTTCCcattttgatttcctcgatGCCGTCGACAAGCGAGTACCGAACAGACGGCACAGCGTTACCGTAAACAACGGCCATGGGCGGGTATTCCCGCGACTCGTCGTACTCGAGACTATCGAGGAACTCGGAAGTGCGTTTGAGCGTGCGACACAAATATTCGTAGGCTTCGTCGAAGGAGATCGCAAACCGCGACTGCTGCTTTACGTGCGGCGGCACGGGCTTGCCTGCCTCCTGGGCTAGCCGGATAGAGCTCACGATGGGGCTCAGATTGTACTCGATCCAGTTTTTGGGGTCGAAAAAATCAATGTTGTATAGCTCCCCCGTATTTTTGtccttgaacagctcgccGTTGCGCGGAATAAATACAAACGAAGAGCGCATCATGAAGTTTACCTCTGACGTTAGCAGATCTTTGCAGAGCAGAATATGGTCTGCAAACCTCAGGGGCCCCATGATGTTGGAGCACGGGGCAGGAGTGCCGACGTAAACTATCCCTCGCACCAGCGATGGATCTTTTTGCATTGCCGAGTGTGACACAAGACCGCCCATCGAGTGCGCAATAAGGAGCGCCGGCTTGCCGGTCCGTTTTttgatgtctttgagcAAAGCATGCAGCTTTTCGGCCGGAATGTCGAGCGAAAGCCGCCAATCGTAGCCGAAGTTGTGCACGCGGACCTTTGGATTCGCTTCCAGCGTGGCCATCAGTTTCTTGCAGATATCGACGGGCCCGATGTGCGAAAGAATTCCGTCAGCATATATTTTCTCTTCCGTGtgcagctcgtcctcgtctttTGGGCCCAACAGCAGGTCTATTTTCTTTATATTCAAGCCTGCCTTGAGCACTGGGATCCACGCGCGTCTCTTAGTCAGGGAGTCTCTCAGTATGCTGCCCCGGTAGCCACCCAAAATGATGATGTCTCCTTCTAATTCCTGGAAAATACGCATATAGTCGGGCAGTTCGTGATTTGGTGGCAGCTTGACTGTGGGCTTGAGGGATTTGAATAATgcgtcgatcttgttgtcTTGGAGCTTAGTGACGTCCTCGAACAAAATGGCCTCCTCGACGGTGGAAATTGACTCCTGTCGCGCCAGCTTTTGACGGATCTCGATGCgctgcagctccttgtcgtccGGCTCGAATATTGTTCGCGTGGGGCTCAGAACCGACCGGATCGAGGACAGACGGCCCGGTTTGTGGGGCCCGTTGGTGCCAAAAGGCAgagagaaggagaacacTTTGCGTGTCGGGCTCGCTTCCTCCACGGCAGTCTCGTGGCTACCCTCATCGGGGTCGATTTGCTCTGCAGGCTCTCCTCCAATGATGGACGACTCGACGTCGCTATGAGCCCGCGAAAACCGCTTCATGGGTGGGGCGCTCGGCTCCTCGGCTACCAGAGGCTTAGGCTCGTGGCCAAGGTCGTACTCATCATCGTCGTAGTCTCCCGCAATCTCGGAGTTGGTGCTCGTGgagtcctcgtcctcggtcTTGGAAGTGGGGAGACTCGGTAACGTGGGGGACAAAATTGCATCGACCGATCTCTTCCATTTGTCTGAGATCGATTCCGAAATCATTTCCACGGACCGCGTGGTGGCGCCAATCGCCTTGCACGCAGACACTGAGAGCGGGTTATCGTCCACGGCCTTTGTAACGCCCTTCCTGAAGATCCGGATCGGCGACGAGGTGCGTCGCGCAACCTGGGTCATTGCAAAGGCTTTAGGCCGAGGACTGGCAGAGCTTTCGCGACTGGGCCGCCCAGCGTCCTCTGTTTGCTCATCTGACAAGTCGGAATGCGTGGGGGCCGGCGGCGAGCTGTTGGAACGTGATTTGTGGCCACCGAAAAGTCTCATTGCTGTTCAATGGCAAAAGCAAGCAGATACAAGGATAATTTACCAGCcgaaatttttttatcttaAATTATTTCCAACACATGCCCAGCTTCAGGAGAAGGTGGGTATTTATTGGAAATTCCGCACAAACTTGAGTTTCCTTGGAGCTCCACGTGCCGAGGGAATGTGTCTCTGTGCAAAGATCAACCAGAATGAAGAGAAATCCCGCAGACAGCACGCTAGCGCAAGTACACTGTTTGTAGGGTTTCCCGGGATGATTCTCATCTCGGCCATTCTGACACCGTAAACGAAATACCTTTACAAACACTAAAACGAAATACCATTATACTACACTAAAAAACATATAGGTCACCTTATCACCTTTTCAGGAGTTCGACGGCGTGCTGTTGCCAAACAGCCCCAGAGGCGGGTTGGCAATCGTCGTATCGCCCGTGCTGATGATCTTGCTCTGCAGCGACAGAATGTACTCCTTGAGCCGGATGTTTTCCTGGCGCAGACtctccagctcctgttGGCAGTCtctgtgctgctcaagctttttttcgagctcctcgatgtGGTCTTTTCTGCGCTGTCTAAACGCCTTCTGTGCGGCCCTGTTCTGGGCAGCCCGCTTCGACTGGTTTAGTGGCTTGCCGTGGTAGGAAGGGCGGCCGTTCTCGTCTTGGCCCGGCGAGCCCGACTCGGGAGAGCCGCTGTGCACAGGCGGCGACGCAGACGTCGGAGGAGGTGGCAGCCCGCTGTTGGCGCCAGACTTGCCGGTGCTAGGCTGGTATTGCGCATGGTACTGGGCCTGGGCCTGTTTTTGGGCGGCGTCGGTGGCTGGGCCTCTATTGTTGACCGCAATTGCGGCGGCCGCAGCCgccacctcgtcctcaaattGGCCGTCGGATGGCTGCGTCTTGATGATTTTTTGAAACGAAGGGTCGATACTGCCCAGGTTGTTGGCGTTGTCGGTCATTGCTGGAGGTTAGTGTCCTGGGGCACGGTATTACGTGATCGTTGCATAATCTCCACGAGACTTGTCCGTGCGCTGCAAACTTTGCCAGCCAACACAAACAAACCGGGCGAACAACGGATCTCAGGTGTGCAAAATACTTACCTCTTGGTGGGGTGTGCACACACTAGCGAATCTCTGCGGCAGGATGGGTGTCTGGATCGCTCCGTCTTTCGTCTTACCtaaacaaaaaaataagaGCAAAAGCTTGGACTCGTGTTGCTGATGTAATTTATTAATgttctctttttttttttcctctttgTGGCCCAACCCCCCTTCAGCAACCTAACAGGTGCACGGGTGCGCGGAATCCTCTTGGGTATGactctggagaaaataattgAACAGTATTTAATTTTGTGATGGACTACGATCCGgctctccagcagctgaatGTGGAAGCTGACGACCCCAGTCCCCTGAGGTCGAAATTCAAGTCGGATTCtgtgagcagctcgttcaaacACCTCCCCTCCGCGCAATCAATCGCATCACCCACCACAAACTACTCGGctcgtccttcttcttcagaaagCGGCTCTTCCATGGACATTGTGGGCAGTGCAAAAACCAATGGGCTTGAAAAATCGTTTCACGGGCTCAGTCTGACCAGACAGTCCGCCACCGCATCCAGCATTTGGTCCACAAACACGAGTCCTGCCGGCTCGAACGTGTGGAATAGATCCGTGTCTCAGCGACAGTCGCCCAAAACGATCCCGCACGAGGCTCGTACGCTGTCCGAGGGCGCGAAAAAAGACCATCGAAGCGATGACTACGCCACGTCCCCACTGCAATATGCCCATTCTATCCCGGAAGATTCCAATAATAACCTGTGGAACGACCTAAGCAATGAAATATCTACCGCCGTCAACTCGCCAGAATTGCTTGGCATTAATCCACCCGATACACGCCACTTATCGCTTAATGGCTCCTCACAACAATGGGATCCGCTCTCGCAGTCCACAGGCTCATTGGTCTCTCCAggtttttggagcagtACAGGCTCACTCGACGACACGCCCTTGTCGCACCGCATGTCACGGTTTTTCCCGAGTCCGGCAGTGGAGTCCCGCAAAGACTCGAATGGAGCCGTTCCAGGGGAACGGAGATCGCATTCCACTGGATTTCCTGCCTCGCCGCTTACACTTAGCCTGTTTGCTCCCGAGAACGCAAAACCGTCCGGTGGGTCTCTGTATGGGCCAGCTTCGAGCATGGCTACCCCGCTGGGGGGCACAACGCCCCAAATTGTGAGTAGGAACCCCAGCTACGTCGACCCGCTATTCGACGGTTTTTCCCTGGGAACGCTCCAGACCTCATCAAACGATATCAAAAAGTTAAAAACACTCAACAAAGACGAGCCGACGACAGAATTGGCGGTCCGGAGACTTGACGAGGACGCtctgatctcgtcaatctcCGACGAAGTGTCGCTGCCTCCTCGGTTTCCAAAACAAATATTCAACAAACAAGACTCACATTCGAAAATCATCAAATACATCAAGACAATCATCACTAGGCAACCAACACAGTACATGGTTTATGTTGCCTCGCTTCCCTTCGACACGCCACATTCGCAATGTCTTGCACTAATTCACCAGGCCTTCAAGGACTATGGCGAAATCACGCATCTGGTTAAAGACACAAATGCCAAGTCGTCCAAGATCCAGCCCGAAAACGACCTATTTATTCGGTTTAAAATCGTGGCCAAGCTCTTCAACGAGCAGAAGCTACCGTACAAATCGCACAGATTCTCAAACGAGTCCACAGGCAGggactccaaaatgctgcTATTTTTTGACTGTCCAAGCTCGTCGCCACAGGGAGACCTTGGCTCGTctagcagcagcaccgCGAAAAGACAGGAAATTTCCACATATCCAGAAGGATTCTCGTCGACTTTCCACCGTCGGGGAGTCAACAACTTTATGTTTGTGCGTGAGCTACAAAGCAAAATGATCACCAGCAAGGGTCGCGGCACGCGAAACTTCCAGGAGACGGCTGAGTTCCGTGTTTCCCTTCCtatcgaggagctcgatCTCAAGATGGGCGAGCCGGACGCAGACCGAtacgacgacgactacAAGAGACCCAAGCGGTCGTATGTGGTCAACATTGATCTGCGCgagcttgaaaacaagCCCGCCCCGAAGGAGGGCAGGAAATATTCGCGGTCAGGTCGGTCGCGAGAAAAAAGTGCCACCTAAATTATATAATAGAGTGAGCTTTAATCTTTAGactgaaaataattaattaattttcatTTCATGGACCTAGCCCGAATATTCCAGGGGAATTTCTCAGTGTTCCAACTGGAGCCGGGGAGTTTCAATCTGAGCGATGGCACTGTGGTTGATAACGCGTATCCAtcgatttttttcaccaacGCCTCCGACTGGAACGCTATGAACAAGTATTTGTCGTCGTACCAGGCGACCATCATGTCCACCGTTTTGCCGCTGACAAGAGACGACTTTCACGATTCGGTGATTGTCATCAGTTTTGTGCTCTGCACACTGACCGTGGGGTTCTGGCTTTTATTTCTGATCCAGTCGATAGCTACAGAAAAACGTCCTCTGCATTTGCAACTGACAACTACGCTTCTTGCCGTCTTTTCAACGGTCATTCTTGTGCGCTTTACAACTTTGATGAGGGAGGAATTTGAGGGCTGTTTCCAGGACCGATTATTGGTGATCGACCGGCTATTCAACAAGCTCTACTACACGGTACCGGTGTGCATTTTGCGAGCGTTCACATACGTCTCCTGGTACTGGCTGTGCGATCGCCTGGTGTCTGAGTTCAGAACGAGAGCCGCCAGGAGCGGCAACAAAATGTACAGGTGTCTGGTGGCCGCCAACGTTGTGAACGCGCTGTTCatggtgctggtggtggtTTTCACCTCGCTGCACTATTTTCTAACGACGAAGAACAACTACTACATCCGCTACTGGGTCAATATGACGATTTTGGTGTTCACTTCGTTTGTGTGCGTATACATTTGGGTGTTGGTGATGATGTTTTGGCTGCTCCGCGTGGACAGAAGGTTTAAGTTTGAGAATTTGGGGCTTTTGGTGATCACCTTCGTCTGCTACTGGTTCAACACAGGGATGCAGCTCATGGGGTCGGCACTGGTAGCGCGCGATCCAAAATGGATGGTCCAGGTGAACCTATTTTTTGAGATTTTGTCCATCCATCTGCTCGTGGATTTCATAAGCGGGCTGGAAAAGTACAACCACAAGACCGAGTCGCATAATATTGTGGGGAGAGAGACGATTGCTATAGAGCGCAAAACTAGCGACATGGAGAGGCGAATGCACGGCTCTGGCATCGCGCTGGAACTGGACGGCGATAGCGAGACAATTTCCAATTCGAGCGATAGTGGAGCCGAGCAATCCAGATAGTAAGCGATAAGCCggaaaagagaaaaaaaccCGTCGCGATTCACGGCTCTGTGTTAAAATTAGCGCGCACCGCCACAGCGAAAAAATTCCTGAGATAGCGCGGCGGCCACAATTGTTATCTTATCTAGGAGAGTGCCGATGAGAAATTCCGAAATGAGTATGTTTGACGGGCAAGCAAAAGTTGTTTGTTTGTTTCATTTGCGTTTCGTTTCAGCAACCCACCGGCCATGATGGAGTCTAGTTTTCGCCACTATTCGCGCTATGACCCCTTCAGCACCAGCATCAAGGACCTAGAGCAGATATTCAACTTCAGAATCCAACTCTTTGACACCCGCAAATCGTTGGGGAATGAACTCGACTCCGACCTCAACGTGTGGCTCAAAAAAGCCCATTCCGCGGGCAAAAGCAAAAATCAGTCTCCGCCAGCTCCAGAGTCCTCCAAACGACGGAGACTCGACACTGCCTCGTCCACGTGCACATTTCTGGACGACTTCGAGCTCTTCCGATACAGGGACGAAATCCAGGAATTACGGGAAGAAGTGATTTCCGTGCATTATCAACAGTACATCGGGCTCCAAACAAAGCCTGCCTCGCACAAAAACCATCACGAAGGTATGACGAAAGCATAGATGATGATTTATCTTTATGTAATCTACTAAAATCTCGATTCATCAGAGTCATTAAATCAGTATATTGTTTGCGTTCACCGAGCCGAAGCCCTCTTACAGTGTGAAT from Ogataea parapolymorpha DL-1 chromosome V, whole genome shotgun sequence includes:
- a CDS encoding Diphthamide biosynthesis protein 4 yields the protein MESHYTVLGVDTTASVAQIKEAYRRKLLSSHPDKTGTQTHGNEIARITDAYRVLVDPIKRQEYDATRQEELSKLGVATGDGLETYSLDDFEIIDTEHELRWTKSCPRCAYPGGFELNEADLDKGTVLDNGQYELIIQCCSCSLWLVVKYAEEADC